The following proteins come from a genomic window of Acinetobacter sp. SAAs474:
- the wrbA gene encoding NAD(P)H:quinone oxidoreductase yields MQPYILVLYYSKYGATKEMAHLIANGIESTGMSVKIRTVPQLATVVTEAAASIPEDGDIYCSLDDLAQCSGLALGSPTRFGNMAAELKYFLDQTTSLWLSGALHGKPACVFTASGSMHGGQESTLLTMLPPLFHHGMLIMGLSNANPALSNTKTGGTPYGASHVSGPRHEQSLSQDERSLCEMQGRRLAEAAAKLLS; encoded by the coding sequence ATGCAACCGTATATTTTAGTTCTATATTACAGCAAATATGGCGCAACAAAAGAAATGGCCCATTTAATTGCCAATGGTATTGAATCCACGGGGATGTCCGTCAAGATTCGCACAGTTCCGCAACTGGCAACCGTGGTGACAGAAGCAGCAGCAAGTATTCCTGAAGATGGTGATATTTATTGTAGTCTCGATGATCTTGCCCAGTGTTCTGGTTTGGCTTTAGGCTCACCAACACGCTTTGGTAATATGGCTGCAGAGTTAAAATATTTTTTAGATCAAACCACAAGCTTATGGTTAAGTGGTGCACTGCATGGTAAACCTGCATGTGTTTTTACGGCATCAGGTTCCATGCATGGTGGTCAAGAAAGTACATTATTAACGATGTTACCGCCTTTATTTCATCATGGTATGCTAATTATGGGACTGAGTAATGCCAACCCTGCATTATCAAATACAAAGACAGGTGGTACACCTTATGGCGCAAGTCATGTCAGTGGACCACGACATGAGCAAAGCTTAAGTCAGGATGAGCGTTCTTTATGTGAAATGCAAGGTCGACGATTAGCAGAAGCTGCTGCAAAATTATTATCTTGA
- a CDS encoding sel1 repeat family protein, with protein sequence MFHYLKNERVKLYLTYPFFILFIVLFLHSRAFSLDFSLSLDPYLYSSWLFNYQYGFMKRGLVGETLSFLNISRDYNHVRLIAIFILLSLYYLLYILIIKTLINLKLKNNEVLTYACCFFFCSFTLSQFILEMSRFDQIFQILVILFLILLLKKANIYLCSCYIFIAIPLITLIHEAGIIIFIPTLLLLYYLQYKQVIPIFLFSIYAFISIILISYFGKINADQLQLLVENYQTYRGYNEFAFRTTSLSLYDNLIMNYHSFIDNKMLVPLTLCLTIIAPVIFFVIKSIPQKKYLWLFIFSMSPLALSVIAFDYFRWISLFLFNSIILLIYLINSNIIQSTQLLYNLNKYKKKILLYSLLSLFLGPLGVVNLYPHIHVNNNGGLSTKNLPIEIHQKLNFLH encoded by the coding sequence ATGTTTCATTATTTAAAAAATGAAAGGGTAAAGTTATATTTAACTTACCCTTTCTTCATTTTATTTATTGTTTTATTTTTACATAGCCGAGCCTTTTCTCTTGATTTTAGCCTGTCCTTAGACCCCTATTTATATAGTTCTTGGCTTTTTAATTATCAATATGGTTTTATGAAACGTGGATTGGTTGGAGAAACGCTCAGCTTCCTTAATATTTCTAGAGATTATAATCATGTTAGATTAATTGCAATATTTATTTTACTTTCACTATATTATCTTTTATATATTTTAATTATTAAGACTCTAATTAATTTAAAATTAAAAAACAATGAAGTACTTACTTATGCTTGTTGCTTCTTTTTTTGTTCATTTACGCTATCACAGTTTATTTTAGAAATGTCTAGATTTGATCAAATATTTCAAATACTCGTAATATTGTTTTTAATTCTATTATTAAAAAAAGCCAACATATATTTATGTTCTTGTTATATTTTTATTGCTATACCCTTAATCACACTGATTCATGAAGCTGGGATTATTATATTCATTCCAACACTTTTATTACTTTATTATTTACAATACAAACAAGTCATTCCTATATTTTTATTTTCAATCTATGCATTTATTTCAATTATTTTAATTTCTTACTTTGGCAAAATAAATGCAGATCAATTACAGCTATTGGTTGAAAATTACCAAACATATAGAGGCTATAATGAATTTGCCTTTAGAACAACATCATTAAGTCTATATGACAATTTGATCATGAATTATCATTCATTTATTGATAATAAAATGCTGGTCCCATTGACACTTTGCTTAACGATTATCGCTCCAGTTATTTTTTTTGTTATAAAATCAATTCCTCAAAAAAAATATCTATGGTTATTTATCTTCAGTATGTCACCACTCGCTTTATCCGTTATTGCTTTCGATTACTTTAGATGGATTAGTCTATTTCTTTTTAATAGTATTATTCTTTTAATTTATTTAATTAATTCCAATATAATTCAATCAACACAGCTATTGTATAATTTAAATAAATATAAGAAAAAAATATTACTTTATAGCCTACTCTCGTTATTTTTAGGGCCGTTAGGTGTTGTTAATCTATATCCACATATTCACGTGAATAATAATGGTGGATTATCAACCAAAAATTTACCTATAGAAATTCATCAAAAATTAAACTTTCTTCATTAA
- a CDS encoding divergent PAP2 family protein: protein MNYYIYLITPFCAWLTAGILKFCINSIKTKKLAFTLIGYGGLPSNHSAIVSSTTALIALQQGIDTAAFAVAITFTFIVLLDANSLRQQVGKHAIAINKINSNSPQEIPLRERMGHTRLEIFAGIITGISVAYFLYILL, encoded by the coding sequence TTGAATTATTATATCTATTTAATTACTCCTTTTTGTGCGTGGCTCACCGCTGGGATTTTAAAATTCTGTATCAATTCAATCAAGACTAAAAAATTAGCCTTTACACTGATTGGTTATGGTGGCCTACCAAGTAATCATAGTGCAATCGTCAGTAGTACAACAGCACTGATTGCATTGCAACAAGGGATCGATACAGCTGCTTTTGCAGTTGCAATAACCTTCACCTTTATTGTCCTACTCGATGCAAATAGCTTAAGACAACAAGTCGGAAAACATGCCATAGCCATTAATAAAATTAATAGCAATAGTCCCCAAGAAATACCTTTACGAGAGCGTATGGGGCATACCCGTTTAGAAATTTTTGCTGGAATAATTACGGGTATTAGTGTGGCTTATTTTCTCTATATTCTTTTATAA
- a CDS encoding decaprenyl-phosphate phosphoribosyltransferase — MYDHIILNKSILGEIKGLIKLIRPKQWVKNSFVCAPLIFSGLFLHLESIESTIYAVLFFCLAASSVYIINDLKDIDQDRIHPEKSKKRPLASGEVSIKSSIIFLILIYILIGFCWLFNPHLLYVIIIYLALNFAYTFKLKHKPVIEIFIVAFGFVLRVYAGAVALNVPISDWMFVTTLSISLYLASIKRRQELIHNGSQSRGVLEHYSISLIDRFAEMAAVCSIIFYSLYVMSVQPKLIITIPFVMFGLYRYWFIVETCSEGESPTDIIVQDIQILTTVFAWITCCIWVLIPHF, encoded by the coding sequence ATGTATGATCATATAATACTTAATAAATCGATTCTAGGAGAAATTAAAGGACTAATTAAACTGATACGCCCTAAACAATGGGTGAAAAATAGTTTCGTATGTGCACCTTTAATTTTTTCAGGATTATTTCTTCATTTAGAATCAATTGAATCAACTATTTATGCAGTTTTATTTTTTTGTTTAGCAGCATCAAGTGTCTATATTATTAATGACTTAAAAGATATTGATCAAGATCGTATTCACCCAGAAAAAAGTAAGAAAAGACCTTTAGCTTCAGGTGAAGTTTCAATTAAAAGTTCGATTATATTTTTAATCTTAATATATATATTAATTGGATTTTGTTGGCTATTTAACCCCCATTTACTCTATGTAATTATTATTTATTTAGCTTTAAATTTCGCTTATACCTTTAAACTTAAACATAAACCTGTAATTGAAATTTTTATTGTTGCTTTTGGTTTTGTATTACGTGTCTATGCAGGTGCAGTTGCACTTAATGTGCCAATTTCAGACTGGATGTTTGTCACTACACTGAGTATATCTCTATATTTAGCTTCAATTAAAAGACGACAAGAATTAATTCATAATGGCTCACAAAGTCGTGGTGTATTAGAACATTACTCGATTTCTTTAATTGATCGTTTTGCTGAAATGGCTGCAGTCTGTTCAATTATCTTTTATAGTTTATACGTAATGTCCGTACAACCCAAACTGATTATTACAATTCCTTTTGTTATGTTTGGTTTATATCGTTACTGGTTTATTGTTGAAACATGCTCAGAAGGTGAATCACCCACAGATATTATTGTTCAAGATATCCAAATATTAACTACTGTATTTGCATGGATAACATGTTGTATTTGGGTATTAATTCCTCATTTTTAA
- a CDS encoding GtrA family protein, translating into MINSIRLTVLYICFALIATLFNILAQQISTYIYDGSFYIIYAMLIGTFLGLVIKYILDKTFIFQYKTRNLQHNTRLFILYLIAGILTTFIFFGAELLFYYLFEDKEMRYVGGIIGLMIGYICKYYLDKKFVFKV; encoded by the coding sequence ATGATTAATTCTATTAGGCTAACAGTGCTTTATATTTGTTTTGCACTGATAGCAACTCTATTTAACATCTTAGCACAACAAATTTCAACTTATATTTATGATGGAAGTTTTTATATAATCTATGCAATGCTGATCGGAACTTTTTTAGGTTTAGTGATTAAATATATATTAGATAAAACCTTTATTTTCCAATATAAAACGAGAAATTTACAGCATAATACTCGATTATTTATTTTATATTTAATAGCAGGAATATTAACAACATTTATTTTTTTTGGAGCTGAATTATTATTTTATTATCTATTTGAGGATAAAGAAATGCGTTATGTCGGTGGTATAATTGGTTTAATGATTGGATATATATGTAAATATTATCTAGATAAAAAGTTTGTTTTTAAGGTTTAA
- a CDS encoding FAD-binding oxidoreductase, giving the protein MQTIQSWGRLSKNKHNIIHLNNTKNITLQLHHHLPGIVYGFGRSYGDVALNRDRNLWLGRGLNHFISFDDHRGILSCEAGCSLQDIQRTLLPRGWMLAVTPGTQMISVGGAIANDVHGKNHHGFGSFGDHILQITLLRTDGELICCSRTMHRELFFATIGGIGLTGIIVEVKIQLRQVTGPWLEAETIPYYNLEQFFELADHSEQAWEHTVSWVDCMHGHQPRGLFMRANLIDIGVKPYPQIKDKTFPITPPVSLVNRLTLPIFNWAYFYGHRLKKDKTLIHYESFFYPLDVVHEWNKMYGPKGFYQYQSVIPRDVGQDATQEMLHAIKKSGEGSFLAVLKTFAARESGGLLSFPQPGVTLALDFPNRGQKTLQLLATLDAIVKEAKGRLYLAKDARMPKSLFEIGYPKFNEFLKYRDPGISSEMSRRLLGV; this is encoded by the coding sequence ATGCAAACAATTCAATCTTGGGGTAGATTATCTAAAAATAAACATAATATTATTCATTTAAATAATACAAAAAATATAACATTACAATTACATCATCATTTGCCAGGTATTGTGTATGGTTTTGGACGAAGTTATGGTGATGTTGCTTTAAATCGTGATCGTAATTTGTGGTTAGGTCGAGGTTTAAATCATTTCATTTCATTTGATGATCATCGTGGTATTTTATCTTGTGAGGCGGGTTGTTCATTACAAGATATCCAACGGACATTGCTTCCTCGAGGATGGATGCTTGCTGTGACGCCAGGAACGCAAATGATTAGCGTGGGTGGTGCAATTGCCAATGATGTACATGGAAAAAATCATCATGGTTTCGGTTCTTTTGGTGACCATATTTTACAGATAACCCTATTACGTACAGATGGTGAATTGATCTGTTGTTCACGGACAATGCATCGTGAATTATTTTTTGCCACGATTGGTGGTATTGGTCTAACTGGAATTATTGTCGAAGTAAAAATTCAATTACGCCAAGTCACTGGTCCTTGGTTAGAAGCTGAAACTATTCCTTATTATAATTTAGAGCAGTTTTTTGAATTGGCTGATCATTCTGAGCAGGCATGGGAACATACCGTTTCGTGGGTTGATTGTATGCATGGTCATCAGCCACGCGGATTATTTATGCGTGCGAATTTAATTGACATTGGGGTCAAGCCCTATCCTCAGATCAAAGATAAAACATTTCCTATCACACCGCCTGTGTCACTTGTTAATCGATTAACGCTCCCTATTTTTAACTGGGCTTATTTTTATGGACATCGTCTTAAAAAGGATAAAACACTGATTCATTATGAATCCTTTTTTTATCCACTTGATGTTGTACATGAATGGAACAAAATGTATGGGCCTAAAGGTTTCTATCAATATCAAAGTGTTATCCCACGTGATGTCGGTCAAGATGCTACCCAAGAAATGTTACATGCAATTAAAAAATCGGGTGAGGGATCATTCTTGGCTGTATTAAAAACATTTGCTGCTCGTGAGTCTGGCGGTTTATTGAGTTTCCCTCAGCCGGGTGTCACCTTGGCACTCGATTTTCCTAATCGTGGACAAAAAACCCTTCAATTGTTAGCGACTTTAGATGCGATTGTTAAAGAAGCCAAAGGGCGTTTATATCTGGCGAAAGATGCAAGAATGCCTAAATCGCTGTTTGAAATTGGTTATCCAAAATTTAATGAATTTTTAAAATATCGAGATCCGGGCATAAGTTCAGAAATGTCTCGTCGTTTATTGGGTGTATAA
- a CDS encoding SDR family NAD(P)-dependent oxidoreductase codes for MSKKQRILIIGATSTIAEHCARQWLAKDVTEIILVARNLEKLHRMAQDLKVRYPHVEIQLQQVDFLSVASVQVCIEQIYVQAAIDIALIAQGTLPDQQACENNLELLKQAIDINALSPVLFSEMILSKMIALNFGRLAVIGSVAGDRGRKSNYIYGASKALIEKYVQGVQHRLALIGSDVSITLIKPGPTATAMTENMATTKSLASPEQVAKAILQAVEQRKHVLYTPAKWAVIMLIIKNLPFFLFKKMDI; via the coding sequence ATGTCAAAAAAACAAAGAATATTAATTATTGGTGCGACATCTACTATTGCAGAACACTGTGCTAGACAATGGCTGGCAAAAGATGTAACAGAAATTATTCTGGTTGCACGTAATTTAGAAAAATTACATCGTATGGCACAGGATTTAAAGGTGAGATATCCTCATGTTGAGATTCAATTACAACAGGTCGATTTTTTATCTGTAGCATCGGTTCAAGTGTGTATTGAACAGATATATGTGCAAGCAGCAATCGATATTGCATTGATTGCTCAGGGGACTTTACCTGATCAGCAAGCATGTGAAAATAATCTCGAACTGTTGAAACAGGCAATCGATATTAATGCATTATCGCCAGTATTATTTAGTGAAATGATTTTAAGCAAAATGATTGCATTAAATTTTGGTCGTCTGGCGGTTATTGGTTCTGTTGCTGGTGATCGAGGGCGTAAATCAAATTATATTTATGGTGCCTCAAAGGCCTTGATTGAAAAATATGTCCAGGGCGTACAGCATCGTTTAGCTTTGATTGGTTCTGATGTTAGTATCACATTAATTAAACCGGGGCCTACAGCAACAGCTATGACGGAAAATATGGCCACTACTAAAAGTTTAGCGTCACCAGAACAGGTTGCAAAAGCAATACTACAAGCAGTCGAACAAAGAAAGCATGTCCTTTATACACCCGCTAAATGGGCTGTAATTATGTTGATCATTAAAAATTTACCTTTCTTTTTATTTAAAAAAATGGATATTTAA
- a CDS encoding xanthine phosphoribosyltransferase: MHALEQKILAEGIVLSEEVLKVDSFLNHQIDPAMMQLIGQEFARLFKDAGITKIITIEASGIAPAVMAGLELGVPVIFARKYQSLTLKDDLYRAKVFSFTKQIESTIAISNKHINATDKVLVIDDFLANGQAALGLADLIHQANAEVVGIGIVIEKSFQPGRQLLLDKGYRVESLARVKSLVNGTVEFVREA, from the coding sequence GTGCATGCACTAGAACAGAAAATCTTAGCTGAAGGTATCGTCCTATCTGAAGAGGTTCTGAAAGTCGATTCTTTCTTAAATCACCAAATTGATCCTGCGATGATGCAGTTAATTGGTCAAGAATTTGCTCGTCTTTTTAAAGATGCTGGCATTACTAAAATCATTACGATTGAAGCTTCTGGTATTGCACCTGCTGTTATGGCAGGCCTAGAGCTTGGTGTTCCTGTGATTTTCGCACGTAAATATCAATCTTTAACCTTAAAAGATGATTTATATCGTGCCAAAGTATTTTCTTTTACGAAACAAATTGAAAGTACGATTGCAATTTCCAACAAACACATCAATGCTACAGATAAAGTTTTAGTGATTGATGATTTTCTCGCAAATGGTCAGGCTGCTTTAGGCTTGGCAGACCTGATTCACCAAGCCAATGCTGAAGTTGTTGGTATTGGCATTGTGATTGAAAAATCTTTCCAGCCAGGTCGTCAACTGTTGTTAGATAAAGGCTATCGTGTAGAGTCTTTAGCACGCGTTAAATCTCTGGTAAATGGTACTGTTGAGTTTGTTCGTGAAGCTTAA
- a CDS encoding TonB family protein, translated as MLKKNAFNPPYFHQCWWNDWVFLCALLAAIVLHGTLVFIDFAEVPAEKNTLKEMALAMNISSETPRDADFLAQANQLGSGKFREKHRISTPIIQTLAMEQHSDHHLQQQQNSRLFFNRNDTQARILLTIVNSRSVFKQQQKLLHALQQQFQAKAAMIATIEAQYLQHQHHFSRQQKIKTLDSIQAKQDVSAHYLEQFREKVEFYGNHDYSTQATLQHLAGEVRLLVVLNHYGEIRTIRLIESSGSSILDEAAKNSVRKAAPFGLFDKKMKNINELRIIRTWRFNPVETEINIDP; from the coding sequence ATGTTAAAAAAAAATGCTTTTAATCCTCCATATTTTCATCAATGTTGGTGGAATGACTGGGTTTTTTTATGTGCACTATTGGCTGCTATAGTATTGCATGGCACATTAGTATTTATTGATTTTGCTGAAGTGCCGGCAGAGAAAAATACGCTAAAAGAAATGGCATTGGCGATGAATATCTCATCTGAGACACCACGAGATGCTGATTTTTTAGCACAAGCCAATCAATTGGGTTCTGGTAAGTTTCGTGAAAAACATCGGATATCCACCCCCATCATACAGACTTTGGCAATGGAGCAGCATTCAGATCATCATCTACAACAACAGCAAAATTCTCGATTATTTTTTAACAGAAATGATACCCAAGCACGAATATTATTGACCATTGTAAATTCACGATCAGTATTCAAACAGCAACAAAAACTATTACATGCATTACAACAACAATTTCAGGCCAAAGCAGCAATGATTGCTACCATTGAAGCTCAATATTTACAACATCAGCATCATTTTAGTCGGCAGCAAAAAATTAAAACGCTGGATAGTATTCAGGCAAAGCAGGATGTTTCAGCACATTATCTTGAACAATTTCGAGAAAAAGTTGAATTTTATGGCAATCATGACTATTCAACTCAAGCAACATTACAGCATCTTGCAGGAGAAGTTCGTTTATTGGTGGTTTTAAATCATTATGGTGAGATTCGTACGATACGCTTAATTGAAAGTTCTGGTTCTAGCATTTTAGATGAAGCGGCAAAAAATTCGGTGAGAAAAGCGGCACCTTTTGGTTTGTTTGACAAAAAAATGAAGAACATCAATGAATTGAGGATTATTCGTACTTGGCGCTTTAATCCAGTAGAAACAGAAATTAATATCGACCCATGA
- the ybeY gene encoding rRNA maturation RNase YbeY, which translates to MKLNLSLQQSFQTPELVLKRAYIKKVIETALRHIGTQSDCEIGIACVDHDASHQLNLTYRQKDKPTNVLSFPSDIADEMAQILDSFPIGDLVICIPVVLQEADQQHKQPLIHFTHMLVHGTLHLMGYDHETSEQDAEEMEALEIEILKKLAIDNPYLIQD; encoded by the coding sequence TTGAAACTTAATCTTTCTTTACAACAAAGTTTTCAAACGCCTGAACTGGTGTTAAAACGTGCTTATATTAAAAAAGTTATAGAAACAGCTTTACGTCATATCGGCACACAAAGTGATTGTGAAATTGGAATTGCTTGTGTCGATCATGATGCAAGCCATCAACTTAATTTGACATACCGACAGAAAGACAAACCCACCAATGTACTGTCTTTTCCTAGCGATATTGCAGACGAAATGGCACAAATTCTCGATTCATTTCCAATTGGTGATTTGGTTATTTGTATTCCAGTTGTGTTACAAGAGGCAGATCAACAACATAAACAGCCACTGATTCATTTTACCCATATGCTGGTTCATGGCACATTACATTTAATGGGCTATGACCATGAAACATCCGAACAAGATGCTGAAGAAATGGAAGCATTAGAAATTGAGATTTTAAAAAAACTGGCGATTGATAACCCTTACCTCATACAAGATTAA
- a CDS encoding PhoH family protein, with amino-acid sequence MTAAIRRTVTFPGISVDRLKSMLGAYNGHLKQIEQRLNVKIFHRGEAFFIDGEIDIVTRAEQLLHRLHEESELNPQITADTLHLIIQGSQTDRDFQEDCSDQEHTGLDEVWLQTRKGRINPRGANQKRYVQRILQSDISFGIGPAGTGKTYLAVAAAVDMLERNEIQRILLVRPAVEAGEKLGFLPGDLTQKIDPYLRPLYDALYEMLGFEKVAKLIERQVIEVAPLAYMRGRTLNHSFVILDEAQNTTPEQMKMFLTRLGFGSRAVITGDVTQVDLPRGQQSGLSHALRVLEPVKEIHITRFHSRDVVRHQLVQKIVEAYEGWDSEQQRLSAQARAERKARQDTLISENDAAADAQHDA; translated from the coding sequence TTGACTGCAGCGATTCGACGTACAGTAACTTTTCCTGGTATTTCAGTTGACCGTTTAAAAAGCATGTTAGGTGCATATAACGGTCACCTCAAACAAATCGAACAACGTTTAAATGTCAAAATATTCCATCGTGGAGAAGCTTTCTTCATCGATGGAGAAATCGATATCGTCACAAGGGCCGAACAGCTGTTACATCGGCTCCATGAAGAAAGTGAACTTAATCCACAAATTACGGCAGATACACTTCATCTTATCATTCAAGGCAGTCAAACAGATCGAGATTTTCAAGAAGATTGCTCAGATCAAGAACATACTGGCTTAGATGAAGTATGGCTGCAAACCCGTAAAGGCCGTATTAATCCACGTGGCGCAAATCAAAAACGCTATGTACAGCGAATTCTACAAAGTGATATTTCTTTTGGTATTGGCCCTGCGGGCACAGGAAAAACTTATCTTGCTGTTGCCGCAGCAGTAGATATGCTTGAGCGCAATGAAATTCAAAGAATTTTACTCGTTCGACCTGCAGTCGAAGCAGGAGAAAAACTCGGCTTTTTACCTGGCGATCTGACTCAAAAAATTGATCCCTATTTACGTCCACTCTACGATGCCTTATATGAAATGCTTGGCTTTGAAAAAGTTGCCAAACTGATTGAGCGCCAAGTCATTGAAGTTGCACCACTTGCCTATATGCGTGGACGGACGCTCAACCATTCTTTTGTCATTTTGGATGAAGCACAGAATACCACCCCAGAACAAATGAAAATGTTTTTGACCCGTTTAGGTTTTGGTTCTCGTGCGGTGATCACAGGTGATGTAACACAAGTTGATTTACCACGTGGTCAACAATCCGGTTTATCACATGCGTTACGTGTACTTGAACCTGTTAAAGAAATTCATATCACGCGTTTTCATTCTAGAGATGTCGTACGTCATCAATTGGTGCAAAAAATTGTTGAAGCTTATGAGGGCTGGGATAGTGAACAACAGCGTTTAAGTGCTCAAGCACGAGCAGAACGTAAAGCTCGTCAAGATACATTAATCTCTGAAAATGATGCTGCTGCTGATGCACAGCATGATGCCTGA